From the Castor canadensis chromosome 9, mCasCan1.hap1v2, whole genome shotgun sequence genome, one window contains:
- the Yipf7 gene encoding protein YIPF7 isoform X2 — MSNLGQFDPDFYQSNYTIDNQEQNYNVSNSYENVYGSRGQQTGEQPQSSSLVPPEMLMPSGYTGQFFQPAPNLDYFSQSPYVDHFDEELSLLEDKLRKCY; from the exons ATGTCGAATTTGGGACAATTCGATCCTGATTTTTACCAATCTAATTATACCATTGATAATCAGGAGCAGAACTATAATGTTTCTAATTCCTATGAAAATGTTTATGGCTCTAGAGG acaACAAACCGGTGAACAGCCTCAGTCCAGCTCTCTTGTTCCTCCAGAGATGCTCATGCCATCAGGTTACACAGGACAATTTTTTCAGCCAGCACCCAACTTGGATTATTTCTCACAATCTCCTTATGTTGACCATTTCGATGAAGAGCTTTCTTTGCTAGAAGATAAGTTAAGGAAGTGTTATTAA